The genomic region AAATGATGATTTTTAAGAGAGGTAACAAGGTTTCTCTAAACTAAATAATGCGTGTATATTTGTCGTGTTGTGTCAGTctttaggtatataataaaaaaatatatatatatgaatttaacttaaaacttaACATACCATTGAGCGATATCTCCGCTGGATTGAATGTCTTTCATCATATCTTTGTCAAATCCACTATAAATTCCATTgttattaacaataacaatgaTCACTGGTAGTTTGTACCGGAACATAGTCTCAATTTCCATTCCTGTatcaaaaaaattgtaaataatgaaaaccTAATACTATATTtgtccatatatttttttaaatcaatgaatTACTCTTTTTTACAGGTTTTTGCGTattctttagaaataaaataattgtggtTATAACCATCTATGTACAGAAGTTTAGTTCTGTGTAACTTATTAGGGAATAATTGTGCCTGTCATAATACTGCCTCACTCATCCATCAGTTAATTAATCACTAGAATTACTGGTATTGTGTAATTACTACCCAGatggattaaaattataataatgttgtaGTTACTATGAATGATATTAGAAGTTTAAATTACTTGAGAGTACCTGAGAAACCGAACGCTGAATCACCTTCGACACAAATAACTCTCTTATTAGGAGCATAATCACGACACCACATTGCTGCTGCAACAGCAAAGCCAGGGCCTACCTGAAAAAggtaattaagaatattataactatagttgctatgttatattttataactttacttTCTTACATATATTGTCAAACTACTTACTCCCATGGTTCCAAATGTCCCTGCATCAAGTCTGTGTCTTGGTTTGTTATTTAAGAGCAGTCCTCTACCAATATCCATGGTATTAGCTCCCTCACTCACAATAATTGAGTCTTTGGGTATATTCGCTTGAACCGTTTTGAATACTGCATAGTAATTTAACGGTACAGATTTATCATTAGATTGTGCctgaaattaatattgttttttatactataatgtattttataccttataatctaaataaatctttcaatacaatttataacaaaatatattaattgtacattAGTTATTTTACTTCCACTACTTACatgtaaacaaatttaattaaatatatatatattatattatactcatttaagtgtttttgttttgtttgaatatACCTCTACGAATTCCGTATTTTTCTTTTGCTTTTCTTTTAGAGCCTGCCACCAGCCGCTGGACGTTGGCAAGGAGTACTTCCTCTCAGTCAATTTTCGAGTTAACGCATCTACAAATGGTTTTATGTCGGAATGTACAGCTATTTCGGACTTAACGCTGTTATGTAATTCTTCTGGTGTTATGTCaacctataaatattaatacattaactGAAAAGTGTATTGAAACTATTTAGTGAAAACtggcatattattattatttttttatacctgaATGATTTTAACGTCAGGTGCATATCTTGGCGTCTGACCAAAGTGCAGCATCCAGTTCATTCTTGCTCCTAGCAGTAATATGACATCAGCCTTCAATAATGCCTGTGTGCGGGCCGTGGACACGCAGAACTCGGAATTATCGGGAACTACGCCTTTGCCTATAAATTTAACAgaggttaaatatttttttattaagtccaatttttgtaataaaattcgaATTTGAAATACCGTTACAAACAACTTATTGTTATGTATGAATAAGAGTGAAATACCATCAAAAGTATAAGGCCGTTTTATATCGAACCTTTTTCATGATAACTTAAATtaactgaatatatttttttaagtcttttaaattattcgtcttcattaactttttattttataataaaaaatctataattaacCCATAGGCGTCGGTAAAAAGGGGACTTTTGTAACGTTGACAAGTTTGCACAAGGATTCTTCGGCTTTTCCGTAGGCAGCTCCCTTCCCCACGATTATAAGTGGTCGCTCAGCTTTAGAAAGTAAATCTGCAGCTTGTTCGACAAGTTCTGGGTCAGGATGTGCTAGCCTCGCTGGTCCTGTCGCGTAGTAATCCAGAGGTACTTTATCTTCATCTACTTCAGCCTGAAATGTATAGAATGATAAAAACTCGTTTGATAAAATCGCCTGtggttcaattttaataataataataaataactttattcaccaaaaataaacaaagacaaaaacaattaaggtacaaaacaaaaaaaaaagagtaatatGATATTAGATAATTTGGTAAAAaggtctcagctaggctgcttttcagtctacgccttgtacatatgctgccaacacaaacggtacattcagtgcagtaaaaggtaaaagaagataaaattacttaaataataaaaatgaatacaattttataacacgcccaataggctaaaataaaaaaaaaacatgcaagcattactaaaacagtgaggttttctttttttttattaaattctagaaaaaggaaaatatttcatattgaataaaaaaaatgaaaataaaataataataataatattatttaaaatgtttaagcaaatagagatatgttttaataaattacaatcaaaataacaattaagtattgaagtttagttacacacatttgtccagagacattgcgtcttttgcatagatagaagccgttgcttgcattgtgccttaaacttattttgagatGTACTGTTCTTAATCGGAGGTATATTAACAGAACGTattttttcccgtctgtactggccgtcgtcgcgtttggactctactaccacttaccatcaggtggagtagagtcatttgccctcccggcgaatataaaaaataaataaatatgtatatattgtttcaaCACTTAGAAGCAGCGAAACGAAAGCTACCTCTAAATGCTTGCAAATGTGGTCTAGACAGTACTAGTTGCGGAACTCGGCTCAATCTACAATTGGAGTCATTTGTTTCAGACCATTTAAGTTTATCCGCCAAATAATTGggaattttacgatattttaaggtgaaagtgatattatttCCCTTAGCACAGGGCAccctagtttgggctcctgtatcccacatataactgtatttatatatattataaaaaaattaattaaattaattaattaatttaatttaagtgtacggcgatttttcatatttaatatattcttggaatttaaataaggtgTAATATGCGAATATAATATAGCaggtatattgtaacaaaatcttaGACAAGAATTTTGTATCCTTTGTATTTTCCTTTCAGTCTTTTTATAAAGGCAGGGGCCATAAAGGACATCACAGTAGTCCAACTGAGATAGAACCAAGGATTCCACAAGCTTTGATCGCGCCGATTCACTCAAAAATGGTCTAaacatataaatcattttgCGTAAAGCGTAACACTTCGAAGTAACAGATGATATATGTTCTTCAAAACGTAATGAACCATCCAAATTCACCCCAAGATTCTTCGCTAGCTTAGACTCAACTAAGGAATGACCATCTATAAAAATCCTATGACACATTTGACCAAGCGATACCATTTGTTGCATAATaccaaaaattatgtaagtacatttttgtgGATTTAATGACAGGTCATGATTCTTCGACCAACTAAAAATTTGAGTAAGATCATCATTAACATTttggattatttatatatggattGATGTTCAATAATAACTGTGTATCATCTGCGTACATGTGGGCTATACTAGTTTTGATACATTCGTGAAGATCTGCCGTATAAATTACTCTACAAAATTGTACAAGTATAGAACCTTGGATAACACCTCTATTAACTTTTATAGTGCTAGACCTTGTAGGCCTTCCATTCATTTTGGCATTTTTATGAAgtaatttgcttatttattcaGAAAATCCAACAGATCTAACTAGATTAAGTAAaaagtataatacaaaaaacaaatgaaaaaaaaaaaaagatgattgCACTTATTATTagaggaaaaaatataataatttgctaCGGCTATAGCGTATATATGAAAAGCTCTCGTAACGAtttcaatatttgaaataaagtattgttatttaccATGAGCAAAGTAGCAGGCATATCCAGATAGGACACACCAGGTCTGCCTGAGGACGCATACCGGACGGCCTTCTCCACGTGCAAAGGTATGAGTCGCGCTGACGGCGGCCTGAACGCGTACTTGCAGTACAGACGGCTGGATTCCACCTTTAATTagaattacactttttttttactcaGGCAAATTTTAAGCTTATGTATACTTTATGtgaagctctaagccttctcccCAAATGAGAtgctttagctcagcagtggaacattaacaggcggTTACATTACATACTTTATATCCACCAAATAgaattggagaagcgtggtcgAATAAGCGCCAAACCTTTTCGATGAAATGAGATTTTTGTTCGGCCTAAGTCATTCACTGGCTGCTAAAAGTTACAGTACTTTACTTTTATAGCTTGTGTAAGAAATTTATTGTTCGTATTTTTACAATTCCATCACGTCTAAATGGTTGGGTTCAATTATGCtatcaaatatataagatatatattttttctatataaagtatattaatattcaagttGTAACTCACGCCCAGCGATGTCAGTCACATCtaatgtttacataaatataatctcGGTGATAAAGTAAAACCAACATTGGTACATGTAGAAAGGAAATTCTACATGTACCAATCCGCGTTAGGGAAGCTATTTGGAACAGCTTGTTAAGAGGACGCCTCCAACGCAGCAGTCGGACGTTTACGGACAGTTACATacatgatatataaattaaatcttttcgaccgcagttaatttttattacataatagaagtaattataaaacaattgaaaaaaaaccgTTATTATTGTCATTAATGACCCGTTCATGAGTTGGAATGTGTACCTCTACTTCGCACTATatctacatattaaataaaaaataaagtaaatgtctTGTTTTcagttcttttattttttgttttttctcaaATCTTTTTTGTacatagaaattttattttatattaatatttatacttttatgaatgatttaaaaattataaaagaaggGCATATAGTTTGATACAAACTAAACGTTCAATATTAGccgaaagatttttttatggtatttactaggtatattattaaattaatagtcaTATTGCATATGATCGCGTTCTTAATCAAGGGGCTGGCAATGGGACCTTGAAAAATTATTGTGTTTTAAGTCGAAAAAATCTTAGTGTTTGCGCGGAATTAGGGATTTGTGGTTGGAAGAGCTAAATTGCTAGAACACTGCTTATATTTTACACTCCTGTTACAGAgaaataagtacttatgtagATAGGGAAAAAATTGTATGTCTGAGTGAGGTAAAATTAatgaacaatttttaatttaaagtgtgAAATGTGAATGTGAAAACGTTTTTGgtagttatgaaatatttatttatttatttgggaaacatacagcataatataatacataaacatttggtaacaaaataagtctcacataagccaacaaagtttccacttttacattcaaacatggagtgaacctaacaataacaagttatttaacaattaattaaatatatgaaaagtatttaaaatgtaatttaaaaagcagaacaaataaaaatataggaatatcatcaattattgttatagtaatttatttcaatgttaaaaaatgaaAGTTATAAGCGTTATCATTTTCATTAGAGTAGTATTAACATTAGTATTATTagtatgacgagccggttggcgtggttggtagaacattTGCCTttcaaggttgtgggttcgattcccacccaggacagacgtttgtgtgcatgaacatgaatgtttgtcctgagtctgggtgtaattatctatataagtatgtatttacaaaaaaaagtagtatatgtagtatatcagttgtctggtttccatagcataagctttgtacaagcttaatttgggatcagatggccgtgtgtgaaaaatgtcccgggatattattattattattttattcatttaaattggtATAGTATGAAATTAGTAGAATCCGTAAATTACATGTGTATCGattgtagataaaaaaaaatacattatatattcacTAAGTAATTAACGCGTCATAAATAATACCAACTGTTCATCAATCATCTTCCAAAgttcatatttcaatatttttatcaactttatcaaaaaataacttatattcgtattttttgTCTAATCTTACCTCgcgtgtattatattttttgataaaaattaaaacgatattttataaattaagaccttcgatgaattttattattagctaaTAAAGTCATTCATCCGCCTATGTAAACAAATCTAGGAAGTCGattgtcgtatttttttttttttatagaatacgaagatggacgagcatatgggccacctgatggtaagtggtcaccaaacgcccttagacattggcattgtaagaaatgtcaattatcgtttatagccaatgcgccaccaaccttcggaactaagattttatgtcccttgtgcctgtaattacactggctcactcatatcACTCGTATCGATTTGATGctttacaagtaaatatataatatacaatattttggtAGCTGGCATAATTATAGAGGATAGATAGATGAATTGTTCAAAGGCATTAGTTTGGTTAGTTTTGaccatataatacatattactatTAGCGTTATACCTGCAGCCATTCTTGGAAGCCTCCAATGCCTTCATGATCTTCTGGGCAAGAACCCGCGATGACTAAAAGCGGCCAGCAGTTCACCTGTGCATTGGCCATACCACCAATACAATGTAGGAGACCAGGTCCCGATACAACAAGGCATACTCCTGGTTTACCTGAAACAATTTGTGTATGATTAGTACTTAAAGTAGGTTTAACATAATTTGCACAAATGTACATTTGAAGctcattatatgttataataaaccTCATTTTTaactaagaataatttaaatgataattaagtttttattaacgaaatagaagaataaaataatatgttttattcgaTTGCTTCATTGTTTGATTGTTGGTTTGAAATTAACTTTGTTACAACATTTTTGTGCTAACATTGACTTGcatagttttagttttaatttgtaattataattcatctcgtgcttgacggtgaaggaaaacattgcgaggaaacctgcatgtatcgaatttcactgaaaaatgccacacgtgtattccaccaacccgcattggagcagcattatggaataagctcctaaacttctcctcaaaaagggagaggaggccttagcccagtagtgggctatttataggctgttatttAAGTAGTAACAAAATTATCCGTGACCAATTTTTTTCGCAAGCGTCTATACATATTTAACAGTTAAGCTATTTAGTTCACTCAAGGTAGAGAATCTAACTTGTGCATATAACTAAATCATGCCTGTCCATTTAGCAGAAAGAAATATTTCTAATCTGCTTGTTTAGTTGTACACTAAATTTTAACATGCTAGTTATTATATActtcctttttattataatacgaaATCATTTGTTAcatgtattatgtaatttaaaattttgttaactACTTGACAACCTAGTATGTATGATGTGTATATCAGCATTTatagaaaacaattaaaataattgcaaaattatttaaataaagttttggcaatagattacaaatatttaagtacCTATCATATAAAATCTGTCATCTTTAATGCAGTTTTTTATGGTCATGAAAGTAATATTCTAGACTTTATTTGAGTAGGCTCTTATAAgaacttttaaataatgcttcgatatgataaaatataaacccATTTGGAatgattattatacaaaaagaaCTGCcacgaaattttaattaatttttaatcagttctttacttaaatacaaatactgtatattaattaaattaataaacatttgatagaagtaataaatatgggaataagtttcaaataattattctataatattgtattaaaaagacAACATATTAGGAGATTAAAATGATGTAGATTATGTGCTATCTAATTATACATTATCAAAACTGTCAAATAAGtcaaattaatcttaataaaaaattactaaattcaatttgattgtacaaaaatatattttataatgtgtatgcTAGAAAAATATTAGGATAATCTTTTAAGACATTCTgcaaaatatatgtttgtttcaTTATGGTATATATCATTCTGAGATactaaaacaatttcaatttattataataattgggcTATATTTTATACTGGGCTTATGCATATATTCCAATTAGCatacaataaatgttttcaaatttcccaataaaaaaagactgttacagaaaatttaaaattcaatttattatttcaaatatatttaagtgatGTTAATTAAGGTATAATTATTAGCAgacttaaatatattagattatatggaagtaatatattatgtcatcaataacatgaaataaatCATCTACTTATAAAATACGGTGTTTTGGCAATTACAATTGCTTTGAATTAAAGTACTATTTTTATGTATCAGTTGGTacaatttatagatttaaaaatgaaattaaaatgatgCCTAAAAAGTGGTacaatttagttaattttcatAGATAACTTACACTTGACCAAATGtaagtttaatatatgtttaaaaaataccgTAACTGCTATGGTTTAAGATTTCttccaaatattttaatttaaaaaaatatattattaatatattcacttAGAAAATTttatcaactttttttattaatactacaaAGAAGATAATTAGATAAGagaatatttatgtataccACTTAATGgtgatttgttaataattattgtagatATATTACCTGTTAAATAGCCAATAGCTTGTGCTGCATAACATGCTGCTTGCTCATTGCGCATACCAACATATTTAATGCCTGCAGCTTGAAATGCAAGTGAAGTCTCGATCACCGGAATTCCAACAATCCCAAAGACATATTCAATAccctataaaaatacttataaatcaGTTTATTCCTTTTTTCGTAGAACttaacattttacaaatttttactaAGGAGTGTttgtaaaattctaaaaaccTATCTATTtagttaagttttaaaatagaccaaaatattttaactaagcactttgttaaaataatataatataccataTTCTTAATGAGTTAAGATTCACTTTCAACTAGTTAACCCTTAGATCCCCACCATAAAAATTGCTAAAGtgaatgtattaaataacacaaaCCTGTTTTTTTAAGCTTTCTGCCAGTATATTATTTCCATCAATCCCCATAGCTTGGTTTAACTTTGGTGAAATGTGAAAAGACCTTCGGAATAAGGGTTGTGCAAGTCGCGTTAATCGTCCtaacaacattttaaatgttaatatttacataaaagtgATTATACACCTCTAAATAAtcgtatgttaaaaaaataaccaaaatgAGTCTCTCTATCGTTGTAAACTTACTGAGAACTTTATCAGTTATTGTAAAACTCGCagcaaaaaagttatttatttttatcataaaagcaATAAAGTTATCAGGtaggtaaattataaaatattttactattatcaCGACAACACAAATTTCGTCAGTGTTAGACACTTGATGAattttatctacatattttttaaatgcaaatgtTCGATACAAGTTTTTTTAGCTATGGATGAGATTACAACTTTGTAAGATAGTACCTACTTTGTGTAGATATTTGATTGTTGACACTTGACGTTTGTCATTATGATAATCAGTCAGTTACTCTGTTGTACTGTAATTGTCATTTTGACTTTATTTacaccgtagacagagaaacaaatagaccaaggggccgtgaaaccgcgattgagacggAGATAGTTTGTTAATGTATGCGAATattgttgccatagtaactgcattccctgttttgggagatacataattttcaggatttaatttaaacaaaatgaggtaattacattttacttttcaatatttactatagatttttttaattaaaatattttttgttttccaactacacccagaaaccgttgcattgtttgtttttgtttccgttatcaatagtactttatatattcagcatctttatatggtactggatcagcattctcctcagatgttaaaatctaaaacactcaattcaattattaataaagaatggttgccctatatatttctatattaaccTCTTGACttggaatctaataatattataaattcataaagaatgttaaataatgatgtcgttaggaaattataaatgggagaacgaataaattaaaataatatatttatatataacgtagTATATAACGTagcactttaggttattattggatcctccgtatttatttatttacaatgtcgACGAGTCgacattttttatcgaaaatcgtcACATTTTtgtagctgacgctggcagcacttacgtgataaataattataggttatgaatgataaaaactggaaaatcctattatcttttGGATTTTAATGCagtataaggttccgtcatactatgacataaataaacatcactgagaaactatatttagggataaaaccgtcgtacttacgcgtgaaaacacacgccggcaattttatatttgctatcgctttaacatgaaataatacgaaaatgcaccattgtataaccttcgatatgatgTAAGGATTATTTCTCGGTCTTTtaactggattagaatcgttttctaacataaaaataagcaaaaattgaacaataaagacaatgaacgcaccaactgtcaagtttgtttcggtacttgagtagcgaaacaaacaccaaaactggttaagggacaaaagatttgataattctatctctgtctaaaccatttgtaatgtaattttcgttttcttttttatgtaagtgagaaggaaatcgtcattgcgtctattagtttctctgtctacgatttACACAAGCGCGTGAGTGACAGGCATTCATCTCATCACCACAGACTAAATCACCACTACGTTTTACTTatcttattttactttttataatactagCTGCCTGTCCCGACTTCATACGGGTAAAATAAGTATCTTAttccgttatttttttttattaatgagatTTTGGCGTGTAGGCTATCTTGAAATACTGaggtatataatattcagagacggatccaggtatgaggctaggcaatactcaaagaccgaaggaataatatatttttatttacgacacatcacaattgtttgagtaccctgtactgactgattgattaatgtattacaatattcgaataagaaattgttatgatttcgtcatgccaaatat from Nymphalis io chromosome 11, ilAglIoxx1.1, whole genome shotgun sequence harbors:
- the LOC126771840 gene encoding 2-hydroxyacyl-CoA lyase 1 isoform X2, which gives rise to MGIDGNNILAESLKKQGIEYVFGIVGIPVIETSLAFQAAGIKYVGMRNEQAACYAAQAIGYLTGKPGVCLVVSGPGLLHCIGGMANAQVNCWPLLVIAGSCPEDHEGIGGFQEWLQVESSRLYCKYAFRPPSARLIPLHVEKAVRYASSGRPGVSYLDMPATLLMAEVDEDKVPLDYYATGPARLAHPDPELVEQAADLLSKAERPLIIVGKGAAYGKAEESLCKLVNVTKVPFLPTPMGKGVVPDNSEFCVSTARTQALLKADVILLLGARMNWMLHFGQTPRYAPDVKIIQVDITPEELHNSVKSEIAVHSDIKPFVDALTRKLTERKYSLPTSSGWWQALKEKQKKNTEFVEAQSNDKSVPLNYYAVFKTVQANIPKDSIIVSEGANTMDIGRGLLLNNKPRHRLDAGTFGTMGVGPGFAVAAAMWCRDYAPNKRVICVEGDSAFGFSGMEIETMFRYKLPVIIVIVNNNGIYSGFDKDMMKDIQSSGDIAQCTPPTALSTEVRYEKMMEMFGATGHLCRTVEEIETALKAAVAVTDRPSIINILINPQANRKPQTFNWLTESKL
- the LOC126771840 gene encoding 2-hydroxyacyl-CoA lyase 1 isoform X1 — its product is MIKINNFFAASFTITDKVLRRLTRLAQPLFRRSFHISPKLNQAMGIDGNNILAESLKKQGIEYVFGIVGIPVIETSLAFQAAGIKYVGMRNEQAACYAAQAIGYLTGKPGVCLVVSGPGLLHCIGGMANAQVNCWPLLVIAGSCPEDHEGIGGFQEWLQVESSRLYCKYAFRPPSARLIPLHVEKAVRYASSGRPGVSYLDMPATLLMAEVDEDKVPLDYYATGPARLAHPDPELVEQAADLLSKAERPLIIVGKGAAYGKAEESLCKLVNVTKVPFLPTPMGKGVVPDNSEFCVSTARTQALLKADVILLLGARMNWMLHFGQTPRYAPDVKIIQVDITPEELHNSVKSEIAVHSDIKPFVDALTRKLTERKYSLPTSSGWWQALKEKQKKNTEFVEAQSNDKSVPLNYYAVFKTVQANIPKDSIIVSEGANTMDIGRGLLLNNKPRHRLDAGTFGTMGVGPGFAVAAAMWCRDYAPNKRVICVEGDSAFGFSGMEIETMFRYKLPVIIVIVNNNGIYSGFDKDMMKDIQSSGDIAQCTPPTALSTEVRYEKMMEMFGATGHLCRTVEEIETALKAAVAVTDRPSIINILINPQANRKPQTFNWLTESKL